The following are encoded in a window of Dictyostelium discoideum AX4 chromosome 6 chromosome, whole genome shotgun sequence genomic DNA:
- the folC gene encoding folylpolyglutamate synthase, with protein MNKILLKRQILYNLPKYFKNNIPYTITINKSNQFINNNCKNNNNNFRKLNFTTTTTTTTTAPITNNKPKSNMLYSPKDRSYEEAVNALLTLQSNQTVIISWTKERRDNKEESAKFLMEEMRNYCKTLSIDLERESIIHVAGTKGKGSTCAITESIIREQGFSTGLFTSPHLISPRERIRINGEMISKEMFSQYFWNCWDLLIKDYQTQLPNFFRYLTLMALKIFQDEAIQCTILEVGIGGRMDSTNVFPKPMVTGISALGYDHQNLLGNTLAEIALEKAGIMKVGIPIFTVSSQLPEAINVLIDHSNKVKSPLSIVPSIDQYTISSGGGNNNNNKIESIGLKGTHQLENASLAIALANCWFKKQTFKDVNEIFNSENHKQYNYETNNYNVTQFTPLLKSIELGLKNCEWAGRAQHFTNPSHFPNMDFYLDGAHTVESSIVMLNWWKSIVNTTTTTTTTTTTTTTNNNDDDTIHILIFNSTGGRNPTSFLTPIIQSIDNKEIPIFNKSIIPNIIIEKPIDKKYYINEIIQSNQSSTATTTPIPDNAAVKQTTEIKESSTWEDFVVECYDKLSKKSHPCITADSIESSIEIAKELSENGTKNVKVLITGSLYLVGGVLKVLLKEKSFN; from the coding sequence atgaataaaatattattaaaacgacaaatattatataatttacctaaatattttaaaaataatataccaTATACtataacaattaataaatcaaaccAATTCATTAACAATAactgtaaaaataataataataattttagaaaattaaattttactactactactactactactactaccgcCCCAATAACgaataataaaccaaaatcaaatatgTTATATTCACCAAAAGATAGATCATATGAAGAAGCAGTTAATGCATTATTAACACTTCAATCGAATCAAACAGTTATAATATCATGGACTAAAGAAAGAAGAGATAATAAAGAAGAGAGTGcaaaatttttaatggaAGAAATGAGAAACTATTGTAAAACATTGAGTATTGATTTAGAGAGAGAGTCGATAATTCATGTTGCAGGTACAAAAGGTAAAGGTAGTACATGTGCAATCACAGAGTCGATTATAAGGGAACAAGGATTCAGCACAGGTTTATTCACATCACCCCATTTGATCAGTCCAAGAGAACGTATTCGTATCAATGGTGAAATGATTAGTAAAGAGATGTTTTCTCAATACTTTTGGAACTGTTGGGATTTGTTAATTAAAGATTACCAAACTCAGTTACCAAATTTCTTTAGATACCTTACTCTAATGGcattgaaaatatttcaagACGAAGCTATCCAATGCACAATCTTGGAGGTTGGTATAGGTGGTAGAATGGACTCGACCAATGTTTTCCCAAAACCAATGGTAACTGGTATCTCTGCATTGGGGTACGATCATCAAAATCTTTTAGGTAATACTTTAGCTGAAATCGCATTGGAGAAGGCTGGTATTATGAAAGTTGGTATACCAATATTCACAGTTTCATCACAATTACCAGAAGCAATCAATGTATTAATTGATCATTCAAATAAAGTtaaatcaccattatcaattgtACCATCAATAGACCAATATACAattagtagtggtggtggtaataataataataataaaattgaatcaattggaTTAAAAGGTACACATCAATTAGAGAATGCATCATTGGCGATAGCTTTAGCAAATTGTTGGTTTAAGAAACAAACTTTTAAAGAtgttaatgaaattttcaaTAGTGAAAATCATAAACAATATAATTATGAaactaataattataatgtcACTCAATTTACACCATTATTGAAATCCATTGAATTAGGTTTAAAGAATTGTGAATGGGCTGGTCGTGCTCAACATTTTACAAATCCATCACATTTTCCAAATATGGATTTCTATTTAGATGGTGCTCATACTGTTGAAAGTTCAATTGTAATGTTAAATTGGTGGAAATCAATAGtaaatactactactactactactactactactactactactactactaataataatgatgatgatacaattcatattttaatattcaaTAGTACAGGTGGTAGAAATCCAACAAGTTTCTTAACACCAATCAtccaatcaattgataataaagaaattccaatctttaataaatctataattccaaatattatcattgaaaaaccaattgataaaaaatattatattaatgaaataattcaatcaaatcaatcttcaacagcaacaacaacaccaattcCTGATAATGCCGCTGTGAAACAAACAACAGAAATAAAAGAATCATCAACATGGGAAGATTTCGTTGTAGAATGTtatgataaattatcaaaaaaatctCATCCATGTATTACAGCTGATAGTATTGAatcttcaattgaaattgctAAAGAACTATCTGAAAATGGTACTAAAAATGTAAAGGTTTTAATCACTGGTTCTTTATATTTAGTTGGTGGtgttttaaaagttttattaaaagaaaaatcttttaattaa